Below is a window of Zygosaccharomyces rouxii strain CBS732 chromosome C complete sequence DNA.
GTCAAGATGTGCAGATACTCCGAAATATCTAGCCATGACAAAAAATCTCTCGAGCTCGGATCAGTAGCAGCTTCAATAACCGCCTAACGCTTGGTTCCGACTCTGTGAGGCTCCTGAGGGAACTCTTGTTTCGTTTCTACAAATCTGCGGGGCTCGAGGATTCCTCAAGTTACAATGAGGTTATCAAAAAAGCTTCATTCACATAGAATGGGGCTGTCATGTTTCCAAGACTTTGTGAGATCTTCGAGAACATAGTCTGTATCCCTAATTTCATTACTGTGCCGTACTACCACTCCCTTAATAATGCAACTTTTGCGGAAGTTTTGCTAGTTTTATCACAAGATCGTAAACCGTTTACTGCTATCGTGATTCGTTCCAAGGACTTTTCCACTTGTCGGTTGGTATGCCAGCAAAAAATGAGTCAGTgacaaattttgaaaaatttcggcaaaagaagaaaagaagtgATCAACGCTACAAATTATGAGTAACAGTTGATCGATTACTCACATCAAGAAACAAGTATTGCTCACCTTTGCAACTTTACTTTACTTGTGCAGCCATCACCCACCTACAAATATATATTAAGGCTTCACCACACTTCTACatctaccaccaccatGACTAGTTCTCCCGCAATTGAAGAGCTTATACAGAAGCATACTAAAATGATTAACGACAGTAACAAGACAACGGTAAAAAATCAGAAGCTGTTAAACCAGATTTGTCAAGAGCTTACACTTTCACTCTGCCATCCACTGTTAGAGTTTGTTGATGCTctattggaaaaattcatgtATCCAGAAGGTATAGAGAAAGATGCCCATCCTGATCTTTTCACACTGGGACATCCAAGActattggaattggttTATTTGAGACAGAGAGTCGATCAACTACAAAAGTTAAACCGTGAAACTTTTGAGCCAATCTCCCAATTTTTCCCTCACCTACTTcatagaattgaaaaaatccacATTATACTGGTTCACCTTTTACAAGTACTCAGCAATCACATTGAAATCCCCACGCAATCGAAATTTTACAGAAAGATTGTGACGGAAAGCATATCTGATTTCCAAAGAGCATTCGAACAGTTTAAATCCCTGGATTACGTTTTAATGGCACTGATgagaaatttggaaaaaacGGGCTCAACGGACAAAACGTTTCTAGTGGATAGTTCTCTTTTGCAggaaattaaaaatttcgatACAGAGAATAAGCATTGGTTTAACGATATTCTACAAGAATCAAAGGCCCTAAAGGAGTTcaatcaagaaattgagGACAACGAACACTCTGACATCACAACCTTCCTTAGGGATCGCAAATCAAGATTGCAAATTTCCAGCCGAAGAGTTTTCTAAACTGAACTTGTAAATTATAAACATTCTGAACTGCATTTGCCTAACACCCCATAACATAATTGTTGTAGtttagtttttttttctccttttctATAATGTTTTCTTGTTGATTTTAATTAGTGTGatacttttttcttttctttcatgTCGATGCCTTAATGGGCAAACCGTAAACAAATTGCCAAGCTCATCACCACAAATTCACTTGCGCTAGAAGATCAAAACCTTTTAGATTTCTGAAAACAGAGCTCAATTGAGAAGCAATTGAGAAGTTCTGCAATCGAGTAGTTTATAAACTTGTGCAAATCTGAGTTGTAGTGCTAATACCTCATTTCCTCCAAATTGAAGGACGGTCGATGTAAAATATGGTCGATTCATCTCAGGACAATAAATCGAAACTAGCCAATAATGCTAACAGATCAGTACTTTCTTTGACATCCCCTGCCAAGTTAAACATTATATCTTCCTCAGCATGGTCAAGAGCAGGTTCTGATAGTAAAATTACCAAGAAACCATTAAGACGTGCCACTTCATTAAATGCAAATCCAACTAGACCATCAGTCTATGCAAGACCAAAGCTGAATATTGGAGCACCAGCGATGGTAAGGCGAAATTctagttttttcaaagatgatgaaaggCCCAAttcacaacaacaagatgGCGAAGAATCTCACGCTGATAGGTTTATCCCCACACTACAGGGAAATTCACAAAATAAGGTAGATCCACTAGCATTGGAAGAAGAGCTGCCGCCGCCAAATGCATCACCTACAACCCATTTAAGGGCACAGACTAAGATGGTTTTCAAACAAACGGTTGCAGAAGCATGTGGTCTTGATATGaatcaaaagattttacaataTATGCCACAGCCGCCAGTTGCATCTTTTAAACGTCAGAGTTACAGCATGAAGAGAAGGACACATTACAATTATCAACAGCATtcacaacaacagcaacagtCACAGCATgaattaatgaaattgagGAAAATTAATACAAATCCAGAAAGAATCTTGGATGCACCCGGTTTCCAAGAcgatttttatttgaacTTATTGAGTTGGTCACAAAAAAATGTACTTGCCATTGCCCTAGAAAGTGCATTGTACCTTTGGAATGGTAGTTCAGGTGATGTAACCATGCTTGTAGATTATGAGACTACGATGATTTCTTCAGTAATTTGGTCTGATGATGATTGTCACATTTccattggaaaagatgATGGTAATACCGAAATTTGGGATGTGGAAACCATGTCATTAGTCAGGACAATGAGATCTGGTTTAGGTGTTAGGATTGGTTCACAATCCTGGTTAGAAACGTTAGTGGCTACAGGTGCACGTAGTGGtgaaattcaaattaaCGACGTTAGAATTAGACAACATGTAGTTTCCACATGGGATGAGCATAGTGGTGAAGTATGCGGACTTTCATATAAAAATGATGGATTACAATTAGCATCAGGAGGTAACGATAATACAGTAATGATTTGGGATACAAGAGTTTCCATGCCACAGTGGATCAAAAGATCACATACAGCCGCCGTTAAAGCCATTAGCTGGTGCCCCTACGTTAACAATTTACTGGCAACAGGAGGTGGTCAAACCGACAAAcatattcatttttggaataCCACTACAGGAGCTAAAGTGTCGTCAATAAGTACAGGTTCACAAGTATCATCATTACACTGGGGTCAAAGCTATTCACAAACCggatcttcatcaatgaaCAGAGAGATTGTTGCCACAGGTGGTAACCCAGGTAATGCAGTTTCAGTTTACAATTACGATACGAAATTCAAAGTAGCGGAGATCGTAAATGCTCATGAATCACGTATTTGTTGTTCACAACTGTCACCAGACGGTACAACAGTAGCTActgttggtggtgatgagaatttgaaattttacaaagtcTTTGAACCAAGAAGAAGGGCTAAAAAATCAAAAGCTGCGGCTGAAGACGTCATTAGTTTGTTTGGACGCAGTTCATCAACTCTTGACGATGAACGTCACTTGGTAGTCCACGAGGATGAATGTGACGATACATCTTCAACCGCCAAAAGAAGGACCAGTGAATTTTTAATCAGATAATAATAgcattttatttattttcattCGCTTATAATCAGTATTAATACACTAATAATTTAATTCAATAGCCTTTTTGCAATGCATGAACTCATGCATTATCAACAAGGCATAGAGATACGTATCAAGTGGTCGAGTGTGCAAGGACCACGACACGCCGTAAGCCACTGGCGAACCAGTACCCATCGCCTCCATACAAAGAAACTTCCCTCACTCAAGACCCAAAAGCTTGGGGGACCAGGCAAGCCTGATCTATTACAGAAAGAAACCTTAAAGATTCCCTCCGAACCCAAAAACGGACCTTAAGCTTTAGTGGAAAGTCCCAATAATACGTAAGACGACAGAACTTACTAATCCTCTACCCCCTCACccatcttttaaaaaaatggGCAAGGAATTCCAAAAAAAGGCTCTGTAACAAAGGTAATGAACCTTCTTGAGGTCATTTCAGTTGTTACACTGAAAAGAACAGATACTACACTTGATCTAAGCCAAATGGCAAAGAGATTGGCCTTTTAAAAAGTGTTCAAAAGAAGTTCATGTTTATTTTTCGGCGTTTTGTCCGCTTATATATAAATTTCATACGTGTTACCCGGTAAAGGGAGGTAAGGAGCTCGTAACACACTTCCTTCTCTCCAACATTAGAGATTAGCTTGACTTTCAACTTTTAAAGAGAACCGGTTCTGAATAGATCGTATTGGTCGTTTCTCCATCAGATTGGATGGATTGAGTAGCTCTTTGAAGGTCAATTGGCGGATTACGATCAAAATTacaataaaaaaaacaacacAATTGAAACGATATAGTGACTAACGGAATGGGCGACGTCGGTTTGGGTAGGGGTAACGTTGTTTTAGAACAGAAGTTTTCCGTTGAATCGATAAGGGCATTTTTAAAGAGTAAGACCTCCTATGATGTATTGCCTGTATCCTATCGATTAATCGTTTTAGACACTTCACTATTGGTTAAAAAATCATTAAATGttcttttacaaaataaTATCGTCTCAGCGCCTCTTTGGGATGCAAAGACTTCGAGGTTTGCTGGTCTTTTAACCTCTAGTGATTTTATCAACGTAATACAATACtacttttcaaatcctgATAAATTCGAACTGGTGGATAAATTACAATTAGATGGGTTGAAAGAGATTGAAAGGGCAATTGGCGTGGAACCTATTGATACTGCCTCGATTCATCCAGCAAGGCCGTTGTACGAGGCGTGtataaagatgatgaactcAACAAGCCGTAGAATTCCATTGATTGATCAAGACGAAGATACCCACAGGGAAATTGTAGTTTCAGTTTTAACCCAATACCGtatcttgaaatttgttGCTTTAAACTGCAGAGAGACCCATCTTTTGAGGAGACCTATCGGTGAATTGAATATTGTTACTGAAAAGGAGGTGGCAAGTTGCCGGATGACTACACCTGTAATTGACGTTATACAACTGTTATCTCAAGGTAACGTAGCGTCTATACCAATcgttgatgatgaaggaCATTTAATCAATGTTTATGAAGCCGTTGATGTTCTAGGTCTTATTAAAGGTGGTATTTACAACGATTTATCACTTTCCGTGGGTGAAGCCCTGATGAGACGCAGTGATGACTTTGAAGGGGTTTATACCTGTACTAAGAATGATAAGTTGTCTACTATAATGGACCACATCAGGAAATCAAGAGTTCACAGATTCTTCGTTGTCGATGAAGACGGTAAACTCACTGGCGTCCTCACTCTAAGTGATATACTACGTTACATTTTACTCGGTGAAACTGGATCGTAATAGAAGGAACCCTCATGGAACATGTATAACGAAAATAGTGTACTAGATGCTCTACTTCAGTAGGGAACGTCTGTTTCGctatttttatttcaattcttcattatatgtatgtatatatatattttatcAGTAATCAATGAACTTCCGCTTCCGATGGCTCAAccaaatccatttgaacCTCCACCCAAGATAACAATATAAAAGGttgtaaaaatttagaGTAACACAGGTTAAGTGCAGTTCGGTAGCTAATAGGTAGTCATTGACAGAGGTTTAACAGTTGGAAAGAAGATCAAGGTGCAGTCACGATGTTGGACATACAACCTAACGTCGCCTGGGATAGCAAACCTGCTATACAACAAATAACAATGAGGGCTACTGTAGTTGGACTGATTATTGGCTCATTAGTTTTAATATCGAATTTTCAGTTCGGTTTACAGACTGGGTGGGTCTCTATGATGTCTCTACCATCTGCCCTATTAGCATGTTGGTTCTTCAGACAAGTTTGGCCTCTCATTAGGCCTCATGATGTTCCTTTTACTGATGTAGAAACTGTCTATGTCCAAAGTATGGCAGTTGCAGTGGGTACAGGGCCACTagcatttggatttgttggTGTAATTCCAGCAatcgaaaaattcttgactAAGGAAGAGAGTGGTGGTAGTAGAGAACAGGGTCAAGCATTTGGAATCGGCCAACTTTTGATGTGGTCAGCAGGATTAGCATTCTTTGGGATATTTATAGCTGTCCCTCTCAGAAAACAAGTGATTGTCAGGGAAAAATTGCCCTTCCCCAGTGGTAGTGCAACCGCTATGCTTATAGCGGTCCTCAATGGATCCGAAATCTTACAGGAAGTTTCTAGATCAGATCTTTTACAAATGAGAAATAGGAGATTGAGTGAAGTTCCATTGTctcaagatcaagatcaagagcATGAAAATAGTATCTTATCAGCACGAGGATCGCCCGATGGATATAGTGCATTAGAGGTAGATTCTGCTGAAAATGGAGCAGATGAAACTAGTTATGAGGAGAACATTCAAATTTTATTCAGAACTTTTACAGTTTCCTCCATTTATACAATTGGATCATACTTCTTACCAATATTACGGTCGATCCCtatatttggtaaaaaacTTTCTAAGAATTATTTGTGGGAATTCCAACCTTCACCTGCCTACATTGGCCAAGGTATGATTATGGGACTTCCAACTGTCTCGTACATGCTATTTGGATGTATACTCGGCTGGGGTGTCTTGGCTCCATTGGCAAGGCATGTGGGTTGGGTACCTCCGGACGCTGGCGTCGATGATTGGGAAAGAGGCGTACATGGATGGATTCTTTGGACTTCTTTGTCCATCATGGTGGTAGATAGTGTCGTTGGGTTCATAGTAGTTACTGTTAGATCATTGGTCAAATTTTGGCTTACTGACGATAAAGCAAAGCTGTTAACCAACGTTTGGGACGATTCgtttgaatcaattttaCTTGAGGAGGAACGAGTAATCAACAATAGACGTTACaccacttcttcttctagcAACCGCCCAAATACTGTGAAATTGGTCTATGACGATGTCGATCATGAAGTGGCTGATGAACACTTAGTTACGTTGACTACCGTCATCAGTGGAATTATTATCTCTTCATTACTATGCATTGTACTGGTGATTTATTTATTTGGATTAGAAATTATTCCAGTCTATGCCATGGTTACAGCTTTATTTATTGCCCTATTTCTGTCAATATTGGGCATTCGTGCACTGGGGGAAACTGATTTGAATCCAGTTAGTGGTATCGGTAAGATTTCTCAACTAATATTTGCGCTAGTGGTGCCTCGAGACCGTAAGGGTGCGGTCCTTCTGAATTTGGTTGCGGGCGGTGTCGCAGAATCCGGTGCTCAACAAGCTGGTGATCTAATGCAAGACTTGAAAACTGGTCACCTCTTGGGGGCATCACCTAGGGCTCAATTCATTGCGCAAATTGTGGGGGCAATATGGTCTATTATTCTTTCAAGTGTGATGTACATCTGTTACAACAAGGTTTATCAGATCCCAGATAAACAATTTAGAATTCCCACTGCCATTGTATGGATCGATTGTGCTAGATTGGTAACAGGCCAAGGTCTTCCTGAAAAGGCCTTGGGTTGTTCCATGCTCCTAGGTTGTATTTTTGCTTTCTTATCACTTATTAGGAATTGTTATCGCGAGGGTAATCGTAAATGGTTGATGTACATACCATCTGGTGTTGCCGTGGGCGTTGGTATCTACAATACACCTAGTTTCACAATTGCTAGGTTCATTGGCGGTGTGCTTGCAAGCACTTGGATGAACCGTCAACAGTTTAACATGGGCGCAAAGACAAGGATGATTGTTTTCAGCTCGGGACTGGTGCTTGGTGAAGGTATTTGCAGCATTTTAAACATGCTCTTCACAGATTTGAAAGTACCACACTTGTAATATATCTAGAACTTTTTTTTGTCATAGACGATAGTAATGATATCATATTAATATTCAACCACATTATGTTCCATTTTGTAACTGCATTGACAATTGCTTCTGTCTTAAATCCTTGTACTGTTGATCTTTAAATGATTCCACACGGCTCAAAAAATCTTGTTTGGCCAAATAACCATCCTTATTGTGCAGAGTTAATTCTTCGTTGATACCTTCTTTATCCACATATGAAGCCCAATCGAGACTTGATTTTTCCAGTGTAGTTAATTTAGGTTTTAGAGCACCTGAAACTATCTGTTCCAATAAAGGTGGTCGCTTCAAAGGTCTTCTTAAATTAGTTCTATGttcattttgttcttcaacCCCACTTGACAAGAACTTTTTATTCGTATCATCTTGgctcttttgaaatttaataCTGTTCAAATATTCCCTTGCTTCAGCACTGGATACAGGAACCATTTTCTCCTCATGTACCAGTTCTCCTGCAAATTTATAGTTTCTTTTGATTAAAATTTGTCTCTCTGATGAACTATTATTCATGTTATCAGCATCTTGGGTAGTATCTAGGACGGACTTCTTACATTCAGCACCTTTTAACCTCTGCAATCCCTGATGCTTTAATTCCTCCCATAAGTTTGCAGAACTTTCAGAAACTGATTCCACCTGTAGAGTTTCATATTTGTGTCTTTTCTGcctctcttcttcctcttgacGAGCTCTTCTAGTCCTCACGAGACCTCCTGTATCACTTTCAATACGTGAGTAGTCTGTACTGGGCTTCGATCGGTTGTTTTCTCCCTTGAAgtcctcatcttcatcttcctcatcgCTACCTTCCTGGATCTTGTTGGGATCAAAATCTTCGTCTTCCTCCTCGTTATAATCTTCTTGGTCAATTTCAGGTCGCTGATCAAcctcttcaccttcttttgGGACCATTAGCAACTGATCGTGTCTATTTTTGATTCTAAATATATAAGGTTGAAATTTGTCTGTTACCTCTAATTGATCAACCTTTAAAAGGACCTACGCGAAGTGGTATAGGAAAAGGAGTTTGAACAATAACGACTCACTTTAGATCATCACCAACCTAAGCAATTCTGAGGATCCCAACAGGCTGTTTATGATGGCTAATGTGGGGGAAAACGGAGTAAGTTCGTTGAACATGTTGAAACGTAAGAAGGAAGACTGTGCAGAGGAACTAGAGGCAGAGATCAAGAGGGTAGCATTGCACGATGATTCAGAATGTCCCACCACAGCATCCATGGAATCTATGGACTCAGATGCTAGGAGTATGAGTCGGTTGAGTGATGGAGAATCCGTGGACAACGTTGCCACTGAAGGAGATGCAAGAGATCAAAGGAGCCGACAAGCGCATTTAAGAATGTTGTGCCTAGTGAAACAAGCATCTATGATTGTGGGACATAAGGGTGAGACTATTTCAAGGATTAAATCAATGACCAACACAAGGATCAACGTTTCTGAAAATGTAAGAGGAGTTCCTGAAAGGGTCGTTTACGTGAGAGGTTCTTGTGAAAATGTGGCAAGAGCCTTTGGTATGATTGTAAGAACACTTAACGACAGAGGAAgtggtaataatgataagaGTTTTGATGATATACCGACAACCATAAATCTACTCATATCACATCATCTGATGGGTGTTGTTATTGGTAAACATGGATCAAGACTTAAGGAAGTAGAAGAGTTAAGTGCCGCTAGATTGACAGCTATGCCAGAACAGTTAATGATGTCAAATGATCGTATTCTTACAATTGAAGGTGTTGCAGATGCCCTTCATATCGCTACCTTTTATGTGGCTCAAACTATACTAACATGCAAAGATGCctttaaattcaaaaagGCTATTTTTTACCAACCAAGTCCGTTATATTCAGTTTTACTCAATGGTGGAATGTCACCCATGGTTTATTCGCATCAACAGCATCATCAGTATCATCCAGCTGATAAATACCGTAACGGCAAAAGGTTGCCACGCTCTGGGGTAATGTTTATGGTGCCGGCAGCGGGTACTACACCCCAAACGGTCCCACAACGTCCAACACCAGTCATGTATACGGCTGCTAATGCTGCAACTGCACCAGCTTTTACACCGAATTTTATGATTCCCAACGTTCGCATAATCGATGGTCCTGTAGCTACGCCAGTAGCCCAAACTATGGCCATTGTCCAACAAGAAATTTACATCGATGAGAATTTTGTGGGTAATATAATAGGTAAAGACGGTAAGCATATTAATTCTATAAAGGAATCCACTGGTTGCTCCATCTTTATCGATGATCCAGTTAGTGGTGCTCTCGAGAGGAAATTGACCGTTAGAGGTACTTCTATGGGATCACAAGCTGCCATTATGCTAATAAGCAATaagattgaaattgataaaattaaCAAGGAGAGGAAAAGATAATAATTGAAGTTACAGTTAAAATTCGatattaaaattaaattcaaaggaaagaaaaatctaaTCAAGTTTAtaatctttttctttttttctataTAGTATCATTTACATATAAATTTTACATTAGGTGGGTTCGAATTCAACGCGAGctagtaatagtaatggtaatattGATTCTTGCAAGAGTTTGCATGTAGGAGCTCTTCGTCGAGGCTAATGTCATCATGGAGACTAGTAGCATCTGTTAGAACTCTTCCTTCAAGTTTGAGACTCGAATTAGATGGTGCACAAGTGAATTCttatgaagaatttgtaCCGAATATCATCTCTGAAAGCAGGGCTAATAAGATTGGCCTAAGGCATCTCATCCACAATCCAGACAAATATTGCGTTCTGGAAAGATATGGTAATGGATTCTGGATACGTTATGATGTActtcaaatggatttacaagaggtcgaagatgaatttacaGGCAATGAgcatttgatcaattgggCGGCCATCAAAGAATGGAATCTTATGGGGTTTAAAGATCTGCTGCCGTTGTGGAAAGAGGATGTTATGTCACGGCCAGCCAGCCAGCAAGTTGTAGATCTTGAGATGAAGCCTCCCGGAGAGGATAAATCTCATAATGAAGTCATAAAATTGGATCCCGCAACC
It encodes the following:
- a CDS encoding uncharacterized protein (no similarity), with the protein product MFPRLCEIFENIVCIPNFITVPYYHSLNNATFAEVLLVLSQDRKPFTAIVIRSKDFSTCRLVCQQKMSQ
- the SWC5 gene encoding Swc5p (similar to uniprot|P38326 Saccharomyces cerevisiae YBR231C SWC5 Protein of unknown function, component of the Swr1p complex that incorporates Htz1p into chromatin); amino-acid sequence: MVPKEGEEVDQRPEIDQEDYNEEEDEDFDPNKIQEGSDEEDEDEDFKGENNRSKPSTDYSRIESDTGGLVRTRRARQEEEERQKRHKYETLQVESVSESSANLWEELKHQGLQRLKGAECKKSVLDTTQDADNMNNSSSERQILIKRNYKFAGELVHEEKMVPVSSAEAREYLNSIKFQKSQDDTNKKFLSSGVEEQNEHRTNLRRPLKRPPLLEQIVSGALKPKLTTLEKSSLDWASYVDKEGINEELTLHNKDGYLAKQDFLSRVESFKDQQYKDLRQKQLSMQLQNGT
- a CDS encoding uncharacterized protein (similar to uniprot|P53134 Saccharomyces cerevisiae YGL114W Putative member of the oligopeptide transporter (OPT) family of membrane transporters), which translates into the protein MLDIQPNVAWDSKPAIQQITMRATVVGLIIGSLVLISNFQFGLQTGWVSMMSLPSALLACWFFRQVWPLIRPHDVPFTDVETVYVQSMAVAVGTGPLAFGFVGVIPAIEKFLTKEESGGSREQGQAFGIGQLLMWSAGLAFFGIFIAVPLRKQVIVREKLPFPSGSATAMLIAVLNGSEILQEVSRSDLLQMRNRRLSEVPLSQDQDQEHENSILSARGSPDGYSALEVDSAENGADETSYEENIQILFRTFTVSSIYTIGSYFLPILRSIPIFGKKLSKNYLWEFQPSPAYIGQGMIMGLPTVSYMLFGCILGWGVLAPLARHVGWVPPDAGVDDWERGVHGWILWTSLSIMVVDSVVGFIVVTVRSLVKFWLTDDKAKLLTNVWDDSFESILLEEERVINNRRYTTSSSSNRPNTVKLVYDDVDHEVADEHLVTLTTVISGIIISSLLCIVLVIYLFGLEIIPVYAMVTALFIALFLSILGIRALGETDLNPVSGIGKISQLIFALVVPRDRKGAVLLNLVAGGVAESGAQQAGDLMQDLKTGHLLGASPRAQFIAQIVGAIWSIILSSVMYICYNKVYQIPDKQFRIPTAIVWIDCARLVTGQGLPEKALGCSMLLGCIFAFLSLIRNCYREGNRKWLMYIPSGVAVGVGIYNTPSFTIARFIGGVLASTWMNRQQFNMGAKTRMIVFSSGLVLGEGICSILNMLFTDLKVPHL
- the CDC20 gene encoding ubiquitin-protein transferase activating protein CDC20 (similar to uniprot|P26309 Saccharomyces cerevisiae YGL116W CDC20 Cell-cycle regulated activator of anaphase-promoting complex/cyclosome (APC/C) which is required for metaphase/anaphase transition directs ubiquitination of mitotic cyclins Pds1p and other anaphase inhibitors potential Cdc28p substrate), giving the protein MVDSSQDNKSKLANNANRSVLSLTSPAKLNIISSSAWSRAGSDSKITKKPLRRATSLNANPTRPSVYARPKLNIGAPAMVRRNSSFFKDDERPNSQQQDGEESHADRFIPTLQGNSQNKVDPLALEEELPPPNASPTTHLRAQTKMVFKQTVAEACGLDMNQKILQYMPQPPVASFKRQSYSMKRRTHYNYQQHSQQQQQSQHELMKLRKINTNPERILDAPGFQDDFYLNLLSWSQKNVLAIALESALYLWNGSSGDVTMLVDYETTMISSVIWSDDDCHISIGKDDGNTEIWDVETMSLVRTMRSGLGVRIGSQSWLETLVATGARSGEIQINDVRIRQHVVSTWDEHSGEVCGLSYKNDGLQLASGGNDNTVMIWDTRVSMPQWIKRSHTAAVKAISWCPYVNNLLATGGGQTDKHIHFWNTTTGAKVSSISTGSQVSSLHWGQSYSQTGSSSMNREIVATGGNPGNAVSVYNYDTKFKVAEIVNAHESRICCSQLSPDGTTVATVGGDENLKFYKVFEPRRRAKKSKAAAEDVISLFGRSSSTLDDERHLVVHEDECDDTSSTAKRRTSEFLIR
- the ARO5 gene encoding Aro5p (weakly similar to uniprot|P53133 Saccharomyces cerevisiae YGL117w); the encoded protein is MTSSPAIEELIQKHTKMINDSNKTTVKNQKLLNQICQELTLSLCHPLLEFVDALLEKFMYPEGIEKDAHPDLFTLGHPRLLELVYLRQRVDQLQKLNRETFEPISQFFPHLLHRIEKIHIILVHLLQVLSNHIEIPTQSKFYRKIVTESISDFQRAFEQFKSLDYVLMALMRNLEKTGSTDKTFLVDSSLLQEIKNFDTENKHWFNDILQESKALKEFNQEIEDNEHSDITTFLRDRKSRLQISSRRVF
- the PBP2 gene encoding telomere maintenance protein PBP2 (similar to uniprot|P38151 Saccharomyces cerevisiae YBR233W), with the protein product MMANVGENGVSSLNMLKRKKEDCAEELEAEIKRVALHDDSECPTTASMESMDSDARSMSRLSDGESVDNVATEGDARDQRSRQAHLRMLCLVKQASMIVGHKGETISRIKSMTNTRINVSENVRGVPERVVYVRGSCENVARAFGMIVRTLNDRGSGNNDKSFDDIPTTINLLISHHLMGVVIGKHGSRLKEVEELSAARLTAMPEQLMMSNDRILTIEGVADALHIATFYVAQTILTCKDAFKFKKAIFYQPSPLYSVLLNGGMSPMVYSHQQHHQYHPADKYRNGKRLPRSGVMFMVPAAGTTPQTVPQRPTPVMYTAANAATAPAFTPNFMIPNVRIIDGPVATPVAQTMAIVQQEIYIDENFVGNIIGKDGKHINSIKESTGCSIFIDDPVSGALERKLTVRGTSMGSQAAIMLISNKIEIDKINKERKR
- the SNF4 gene encoding AMP-activated serine/threonine-protein kinase regulatory subunit SNF4 (highly similar to uniprot|P12904 Saccharomyces cerevisiae YGL115W SNF4 involved in release from glucose repression invertase expression and sporulation associates with Snf1p), encoding MGDVGLGRGNVVLEQKFSVESIRAFLKSKTSYDVLPVSYRLIVLDTSLLVKKSLNVLLQNNIVSAPLWDAKTSRFAGLLTSSDFINVIQYYFSNPDKFELVDKLQLDGLKEIERAIGVEPIDTASIHPARPLYEACIKMMNSTSRRIPLIDQDEDTHREIVVSVLTQYRILKFVALNCRETHLLRRPIGELNIVTEKEVASCRMTTPVIDVIQLLSQGNVASIPIVDDEGHLINVYEAVDVLGLIKGGIYNDLSLSVGEALMRRSDDFEGVYTCTKNDKLSTIMDHIRKSRVHRFFVVDEDGKLTGVLTLSDILRYILLGETGS